TGAAGAGAAGGTTTTGTTGACAACATTGTTGACATTCACTAAACACAGGCAATTTTTGTTGTAATCATTAATTTGGTTGCAGGCGAGTTTGTTTGGATTTGCTTTCCTTAGACTCTCGCTTGGGAAGGTCTCGTAGACAGAGCCCCCAGCATAGacagtctgggtaactgagccTATGAATACACTAGTAATGTGTTAAGTTTCCCTTGGTAACAGGAGGTACAATTCAtgtgttttctttggatataaAGGCGATTTGTCACATGGTTTGTTTCCCTTggaaattgtacatgtatgtattagtcATGTGACTGGTTTCCTTGGATATAATACATGGAAGCATAAGTCACATGACTGGTTTCCTTGGAAATAGTTCATGGAACCATAAGTCATGATGTGATTGTTCCCTTGGAAATAGTTCATGGAACCATGAGTCATGTGATTGGTTCCCTTGGAAACAGTACACAGAAGCATATGTCATGTGATTGGTTCCCTTGGAAACAGTACATGGAACCACGAGTCATGTGATTGGTTCCCGTGGAAACGGAATACTCTTGGCTTGTTGTACATTTATCATCAGGAAGTCACTGTCTCAATTGATAATTCAGAATGATAAAACTGGTTTATCTTTTCTTGGTTCTCCTTCAAACTTCAGAGTAACGTTAAGTAATGAACAAACCTATAAGAGAATAAACACACGATAATATTAAGGGTGGAGATCAATAGTTCGATATaaggataaaaactaaattcttgtacttaggcctcagaccccctacccttctaactaaattggccaaaattgaaaatccagacagcacaatcaatttcaaatcagtatgtagtatagcctagaatccaggtgaATGAGTCCACAGaacctaaagtttatgaaaatacctttatttcctggagtggcgtctTCAAATGACTGCAAGGTGGGTAAATGAAATATGGTGGTATTTTATCATCTAATATAAGTTGTATCAGAACATTTGTGGTATATACCTGTTTGAACTTGGCTCTTATTTTGTTTAAGTCTTCAAAGAAGTTTTTACAATGGACATCATTCAAAGGAAACTGTTCTAGTAAAGTGTGGACTGATTCTAAAACTTTTAGTTTCCTGGAAAAGATCAAGAAAACACAGATTTTACAGTTGTTATTTTCCTGGAAAAGATCCGGAAAACACAGATTTTACACTTGTTATTTTCCTGGAAAAGATCAAGAAAACATGATGACATATTTGAAGTTGAGAGACATCAGGagacatagactgtaagatgtcATGTTGTGCTGCCCTCACAGGCCAGTGAAAATGGTTGACTgcctgtgtgagggcgccctgtcatggtaTATCGTACAGACTACAGGAGACAATGCTCTCAATGAACAATGTAACAAGGATTGGTGCCCTCTTGgtttttttgttacaaagttACATAGACAATATTCAGATACTGACGCCATGCAAgtacataaaataatacattttatctcaatgtCAAGATCATTGTCAAAAGGAAGATTCAAATACATTAcattcacagtgagataaaatgtaacatttcatgcaTATGCATTCTATCAGCGCCTGTATTGTTtctgtaatttgtaacaaaacatgCGAGATGTAAAAAATATCATGTCCCCTAATTTTTACTCTATAGTTTGATAGTAAGTCAAAAACGTTATGAACAAATTGTACAGTAATCACACTGAATGTTATCGATGTTTTCAATTGCAGAGTTAcaatattattgtatttttttttacttggaAATGTTTTTGTGAATTGATAACATATTTTCCCAAGATCAGTTACACTTGATTTTACTTATGTAGATCCATACTTCATGGTCTTATATTCTTATAAACTGGCAAGTTGTGAAAGTGTCACTGGTCTCTACAATTCTGGAATTATTCTGGGGCGAGAATACTACAACgttgtaccatacatgtatgcaatttcCTTTACCTTGAATTACTAGTAGATTCATCACGTTGTAAGATCATTCTCCATGTTGTAATAAAACCCTGATAGAAACCAATCTCTGATGCTATTTCTTGTGCTTTTTGTTTACCAAGTTTTTGACCTTCTTGTAATCCTTTCAGTTTGCCATCAGAGTAGCCTTCATTGAAACCCGCCTCCTGGTATCTGtcataaaacattaaaatattaatcttTACCAAAATTTCATGATCTGTACACCAAAAAAATTATAAAGAAAACTACAGATAATATATCTGATAGCACCCATCGACTTCACTGTGGGTTTGTTAAAACAACGTCTGGCAGCAGATATGTAGCAGCTTGATGTCATACGAATAGATATAGAAATGCTTTTGTGCTGTCTACAATCAGGGTGTTTTATCAAACTTGCACTAAATAAACATATTCACTATTGGTGCTATTTGTTCTAGTGTTATGTAGTGTTATGTAGTGTTACATGGTGTTATGTAGTGTTACATGGTGTTATGTAGTGTTACGTGGTGTTATGTAGTGTTACGTGGTGTTATGTAGTGTTATGTGGTGTTATGTAGTGTTATGTGATTAACTATATTTGTATGTCACACCACTGTTTTTatgtttgtataatttgaaataCAACATTGTATAGATTATTGTATATGAGATGAAGCTATAGATAATAGATATATACTTTAGAGATTGAGTTGATCTATGGGActcagtgtaccctctaatcAAAGCCAAATTTTGATGtcgtgagtcaaaatgagaaaacagagattcttgtgagtcactactAAGAGATAGGAGAtcactaaattttggtgtgtcactagaaatcatgcgtgtcagtggcatgtcaaattggcatGCATTCTTGTCACTTTGTAACCTGATCATAAACAATCATATCATGGAGTGAACatgactgacagtttgcagtcaaaagcTCTCAGCTCAAACTATGTTGTGAGTTTTGGATAAAATGTTAGTACTCATAATAAAGACTggattacaaaaaaatgaatcTATTTGAATTTTGACATAACGATGACAATTAAATGAGAAACAACTGCAGATAATGTGAGACGATTTATCATTCAACATGTTgaaacatgtatacatatcatacGATAGATTGATTTTATCAACATGTTAAAGGGAAGACAATATCACATACCTTTCCTCTGCATACACTATCTTGTCAAAAGCCAGGTCCAAATCATCCATTTCCTCTGTGTCTTTCACAGTCTGTGATGCTATGGCTTGTGAAGCcatattattttactttagtCTTCCACTGCCAACCTGCCATGGagacacaaaacaaaagaaatcacAGTCtggacgttggtggcgctctataTTGCATGTTGAATGCTTGTCTTTTCGTATTGATCTACATACAAACTGACACAAAAACACACCTTCCTATTCCCACATGCTTTCATCCGTTTGCATCCTATAGTCTAATTCTCAACCCATGGTGCACAAGGTAAGTTCCATGGGGATGAGGGTTGGGGGTGGACGATGGGGTACTTCCATAATTATGTTTTATAGTTAAGAATAAGCAGTGAAAGTTCTAAGTCAGGgttaatatttgcatataacacTTTTTTATTTCCTAGTGTAGGTCTCACACATTTTTGTGTATCTGTCTACGTGGCTCATTATTGCAAATGTTTCCTCATAAAACAGCACACTTTGACACATATAACTGTGGATCAAATCATCATGGTTAGAGTGGTCATGGAGATATAAGGTACCATGTATACCTCCATGGAGTGCTTGAAGCAGAATCTGTGAGTTGCCAGTTACAACCTTGCTGCAACCATTTCTTCCAGAGTTCTTGGGTACTATACTTAAACCAGCACTCTACCTAACCAAAGTTGACTTAGCTAAGTATACTAATAGGAACCTAAAGAGCAGGCCTAGCTAGTGTCATCAATATATGCACAGACAAATTTTCTGTGATGTATGCAATTATGATGTGAGAGAAGAAGTATAGACAACACTGTAGCAATACATCCAGACCAGAGCAAGACAGACGACAGCTGTTAATGACTTTTGACATCTCATCAGTTTCCCCTGTCTATCAAAGATGGGGATTCCATAGATGCAGTAATGTAGCGGTTTTGCTTCATCGCCCTCGGTCCTCCGCTAGAAgctttgttttctttgcaaacccccATAAGAAAATAAATAGTAAAAAATGTTGCgtcacacaaaatgaaatataaaaaaaatataaaaatattataaataaaaacaaagctacaattaatTGAATATTGTAACTAGGGATTCAAAATTCACTACGGTAATACTAGGTGTACATCAATGAAGCTCTGCTTTGCTGGGAATATCATTATGTGTAATTAAagcaaaaaatgataaattatgttcattattatcataattcatattCTATAAATAATCTATCAATTTTATGTAAACTTTTTACGACCGTCGATTTgtataacaattattgttttgtttactttctgcTTCTCAAGGCTCAATACATTGGGGATCTTTCTGATACAATGTGAggtattatcatgattattcCTGCATATCGTCtgaactcgattctgacatcGTCCATTCCGTTATGGGATCGGGACAATGTCAAAATCGAGTCCAGACTCAGCGTCGTCTGCCCGGTCGTCTGCAATCATGTGAGGTCTCGTCTCGACGAATCGTGAACAATGTATCGAATTTCTGACCGGACTTGGTTGATATTCGTTTTGACTGAATATAACATCTCTGACTACTTACTATTTTAGTCTGCATGTTTGTAAAAACCACTGattgtataatatatgatatcaaACGGCTGGGATCGAAGTCCACCGCGTCGATTCTAGATGAAAACTACTAAGCGGTAGTAATACcctgggtcaaaggttaaataatttatacatttcgTAGGAGACAGATAGAGTAAGCAAATGCAATTTATTTACAggaatgaatattaattaatacattttcCAATTATAGTTCTTTCATTAATTTTCGATAATTCattaaaacagaaaacaataaaaaatgaaagaatcTGAGAAGGTCAGTGTTTCCCTAGAGCATTGTGGGTAATACACGTGCGGAGATTTCGCCATTTTCAGTCGGCTGTTTTGACGTGAAGAGTGTACAATCGTTTTGTTGTGTTCAGGTGAGTGTTTGTACTTTTTACGCCAGCATATGGCGTCTACAGTAccaatttttgttgtttttgaacCATAATGTTGCTTCGAAATATGAACAGAGTGGTCTGTAGAAAAAAATTATGGTTGAATATTTCTCGACATCACTGGCTGTGATGTCGTGGAGATAattttttacattaattttgattgatATTGTATTCTTTTAAGGCCGCCGTACGGTTTTTACCGTCATTTTATCGTTATATTAACATATTATAATGTATGGCGAATGCTACAACGTTGATGAAactgaaaaatattgaataatattTAGTTCGTATCTGTGCGCAAGCCGTGGTATGTTAAATATTTCAGTTTGATTGAGGTCAGTCGAGATAATGATACGGCAACTCCGATAATTAAACCGATATTGATATCAAAAAATCACGGTATTCAAAGGACAAAATGGAGCCCAGCTTtaggaaaataaaatatttttttttctcgaaaaaaaaagtattctgAAATGAAAAACGTGCATGACAACAGTAACTCAAGAGCCAACGTGAATGTTAGAACCCCCTGGCCCATGTTGCAgtagtacagttttatgataaCCAATGCATTATTTATGCTAGAGTATTATATAAcacaaaggggggggggggggtatcgtTTTTCACTCATAAGGTCACACTAGTTCTTCTAATACATGATATAGAAGTATTGAGTTGTCGCCATAGATAACTcggttgtttttgtttcattaaTCTTGTAGCTGGTGTTCTGTTGCTAATTTATTGGTGTCTTCATAACTTGAAATTTATTAAGCTATTGCAGTATCAATAACTTGAGGCACTGCAGAaagtaatgaaatattatatttgtgaGTCACCATCTAATAATGTAGATCATATATATGAAAGATATTTAATATCTAGAATTCTAAGGCGAGAACTAagtaatatttatatcattcTGGTATACcagggtttgaaataatttaattgactttttttttgtaagttaTCTATGTGGTTCAACAGTTTTAGATTCTGGTGGTCGATATAAT
The Glandiceps talaboti chromosome 23, keGlaTala1.1, whole genome shotgun sequence genome window above contains:
- the LOC144453036 gene encoding protein LTO1 homolog, yielding MASQAIASQTVKDTEEMDDLDLAFDKIVYAEERYQEAGFNEGYSDGKLKGLQEGQKLGKQKAQEIASEIGFYQGFITTWRMILQRDESTSNSRKLKVLESVHTLLEQFPLNDVHCKNFFEDLNKIRAKFKQVCSLLNVTLKFEGEPRKDKPVLSF